The following proteins come from a genomic window of Streptomyces sp. GS7:
- a CDS encoding ArsR/SmtB family transcription factor, with the protein MGVPEGDRAADLPEQAFHSAALRFGLLASPLRLRIVWMLIRNESDVTQLALRVGARPQAVSQHLARLKLAGAVRARSEGRRQIYAVTDPRVKAVAETMMAMTAADEAAAQNSADLAH; encoded by the coding sequence ATGGGGGTACCCGAAGGGGACAGAGCTGCGGATCTCCCGGAGCAGGCGTTCCATTCGGCAGCGCTGAGATTCGGGCTGCTCGCGTCCCCGCTGCGGCTGCGCATCGTGTGGATGCTCATCCGGAACGAGAGCGATGTCACACAGCTCGCCCTCCGCGTCGGCGCCCGGCCCCAGGCCGTCAGCCAGCACCTCGCCCGCCTCAAGCTCGCCGGTGCGGTGCGCGCGCGGAGCGAGGGCCGACGCCAGATCTACGCCGTCACCGACCCTCGGGTGAAGGCCGTGGCCGAGACGATGATGGCGATGACGGCCGCAGACGAGGCCGCGGCCCAGAACTCCGCCGACCTGGCCCATTAG
- a CDS encoding DUF6542 domain-containing protein → MAALVGLALPVLGAVVDELIGGSLGTVFVLTALVGGALAAWRCSRAGAWWVAYAPPVVTMLITVAAEEWAGRTSGSGGKGLTTGALHWAIDAFPAMAAAEAAVLAVLAVRWFRLRRSVRK, encoded by the coding sequence ATGGCCGCCCTGGTCGGGCTGGCGCTGCCGGTGCTCGGCGCGGTCGTGGACGAGCTGATCGGCGGCTCACTCGGGACGGTCTTCGTGCTCACCGCGTTGGTCGGCGGGGCCCTGGCGGCCTGGCGGTGCTCGCGGGCGGGCGCCTGGTGGGTTGCGTACGCGCCGCCGGTCGTCACGATGTTGATCACCGTGGCCGCCGAGGAGTGGGCGGGCAGGACGAGCGGCAGCGGCGGCAAGGGGCTCACCACCGGAGCGCTGCACTGGGCGATCGACGCCTTTCCGGCGATGGCGGCCGCCGAGGCCGCGGTGCTCGCGGTGCTCGCGGTGCGATGGTTCCGGCTCAGGCGAAGCGTGAGGAAGTAA
- a CDS encoding DUF4232 domain-containing protein codes for MSLTPRTLRRGRRVAAGSLIAVAALTLTAGVAQAHTSAKPASDRCTADNLSVGLGRTDIGAGNIHIPLVFTNKGKKTCSLRGFPGVSLTLKEGTPVGKPATRSGAAGGAVRLKPGQSAHAVLHTVNDGVSDTPCWSTAQLVRVYAPGSKKAMTAGTDGLRVCGGRFDVTSVKPGTAD; via the coding sequence ATGTCGCTCACGCCCAGGACCCTCCGCCGCGGCCGCCGGGTCGCTGCCGGATCACTGATCGCCGTCGCGGCGCTCACGCTCACCGCCGGCGTGGCCCAGGCCCACACCTCGGCGAAGCCCGCCTCGGACCGCTGCACCGCGGACAACCTGTCGGTGGGCCTGGGCCGCACGGACATCGGCGCGGGCAACATCCACATACCGCTGGTCTTCACCAACAAGGGCAAGAAGACCTGTTCGCTGCGCGGCTTCCCCGGGGTCTCCCTGACGCTCAAGGAGGGCACGCCCGTCGGCAAGCCCGCCACCCGCTCGGGTGCCGCGGGCGGCGCCGTCCGCCTGAAGCCGGGACAGAGCGCGCACGCCGTGCTGCACACGGTCAACGACGGTGTCTCGGACACCCCGTGCTGGTCCACGGCGCAGCTGGTCCGCGTCTACGCGCCGGGTTCGAAGAAGGCGATGACCGCCGGCACCGACGGTCTGCGGGTGTGCGGCGGGCGGTTCGACGTGACCTCGGTGAAGCCCGGGACCGCGGACTGA
- a CDS encoding LCP family protein, with translation MRDNKPGAGGRAASMAANRRQGGASGKGGKRTPRRVAVGRTLAGVASFAILATSGVSWAAYHWISGGLNISHALDPLLGRGPKHLDGSVNLLLIGLDSRKDMNGNPLPDWVVKDQLHAGNSDEGFYNTNTLILLHIPADGGKVQAFSIPRDSFVETHNGDGSLQGHHKIKEAYGNAYEGRREKLSAQGEKGAKLEADSREAGRAATLATVQNLLGVPIDHFAEVNLIGFYDIADQLKPIDVCLKHPVKDRYSGADFPAGPQQLNAKQALAFVRQRHGLPNNDIDRTHRQQAFISSITHKLKTQGVFTDLGKMQGLYGVMKKDLVIDSKLNPIDFAQQATNLTGGNVVFHTLPAGHSAMQNNEQVQIVDVEQMRRLVQDAFHEGPAASPGAKGGASDSQSSAKAAPATVDVFNGSGKTGAASEELKALKALGYTEGQASNTAPQSHVTVTYGQGAQAAARQIATKLGVTAAPAPDAQIQAGHVRVTLGQDFTGATSASSATSPDRSSASTSSSDPSDDDYEKNAVTAGGVPCVN, from the coding sequence GTGCGTGACAACAAACCGGGCGCCGGCGGGCGCGCAGCGAGCATGGCGGCGAATCGGCGCCAGGGCGGCGCAAGCGGCAAGGGCGGCAAGCGCACGCCCCGCCGGGTGGCCGTCGGACGCACTCTGGCCGGCGTCGCCTCCTTCGCCATACTGGCGACCAGTGGCGTCTCCTGGGCCGCGTACCACTGGATCTCCGGCGGGCTCAACATCTCGCACGCACTCGACCCGCTGCTCGGACGCGGGCCGAAACACCTCGACGGCTCCGTCAACCTGCTGCTGATCGGCCTTGATTCGCGCAAGGACATGAACGGCAACCCGCTGCCGGACTGGGTCGTGAAGGACCAACTCCACGCCGGAAACAGCGACGAGGGGTTCTACAACACCAACACCCTGATCCTGCTGCACATACCCGCCGACGGCGGCAAGGTGCAGGCGTTCTCCATTCCGCGCGACTCCTTCGTCGAGACCCACAACGGCGACGGCTCGCTCCAGGGGCACCACAAGATCAAGGAGGCGTACGGCAACGCCTACGAGGGGCGCCGGGAGAAGCTGTCCGCACAGGGGGAGAAGGGCGCCAAGCTGGAGGCGGACAGCCGGGAGGCGGGGCGGGCGGCGACGCTGGCCACCGTGCAGAACCTCCTCGGCGTCCCGATCGACCACTTCGCCGAGGTCAACCTGATCGGCTTCTACGACATCGCTGACCAGCTCAAGCCGATCGACGTCTGCCTCAAGCACCCGGTGAAGGACCGGTACTCAGGCGCCGACTTCCCCGCCGGACCGCAGCAGCTCAACGCCAAGCAGGCCCTGGCCTTCGTCCGCCAGCGGCACGGGTTGCCCAACAACGACATCGACCGCACCCACCGCCAGCAGGCGTTCATCTCGTCGATCACCCACAAGCTCAAGACCCAGGGCGTCTTCACGGACCTGGGCAAGATGCAGGGTCTCTACGGCGTGATGAAGAAGGACCTGGTCATCGACAGCAAGCTCAATCCGATCGACTTCGCCCAGCAGGCCACCAACCTCACCGGTGGGAACGTCGTCTTCCACACCCTTCCGGCCGGGCATTCCGCGATGCAGAACAACGAACAGGTGCAGATCGTGGACGTGGAGCAGATGCGCCGACTGGTGCAGGACGCGTTCCACGAGGGCCCGGCGGCGTCGCCCGGCGCGAAGGGCGGTGCGTCGGACTCCCAGTCCTCCGCGAAGGCCGCACCCGCCACCGTCGACGTCTTCAACGGCTCAGGCAAGACGGGTGCCGCCTCCGAGGAACTCAAGGCCCTCAAGGCGCTGGGCTACACGGAGGGCCAGGCATCCAACACCGCGCCGCAGTCGCACGTCACGGTCACGTACGGGCAGGGTGCCCAGGCCGCGGCCCGGCAGATCGCGACGAAGCTCGGTGTGACCGCAGCGCCGGCGCCCGACGCGCAGATCCAGGCCGGCCACGTCCGGGTCACACTCGGCCAGGACTTCACCGGTGCGACATCCGCCTCGTCCGCCACGAGCCCCGACCGGAGTTCGGCGTCGACTTCGTCGTCGGATCCGTCGGACGACGACTACGAGAAGAACGCGGTGACGGCCGGGGGCGTCCCCTGCGTCAACTGA
- a CDS encoding VOC family protein codes for MFVTLDDIRLTAPAGCGATLRTFYAELLGMREVTGPPVLAVRGGCWLTGEHGSAQLHLGIETPGPGTRTHPALRVRDIDALADRLRSHRAPVVWDDKHPGERRFYSLDPAGNRLEFLTPTD; via the coding sequence ATGTTTGTCACGCTCGACGACATACGGCTCACCGCCCCCGCCGGATGCGGGGCGACGCTGCGCACCTTCTACGCCGAACTACTCGGCATGCGGGAAGTCACCGGGCCGCCGGTGCTCGCGGTCCGCGGCGGCTGCTGGCTCACCGGCGAACACGGCAGCGCCCAACTCCATCTCGGCATCGAGACCCCCGGACCCGGCACCCGCACCCACCCCGCACTGCGCGTGCGGGACATCGACGCCCTCGCCGACCGCCTCAGAAGCCACCGCGCGCCCGTCGTCTGGGACGACAAACACCCCGGAGAGCGCCGCTTCTACAGCCTGGACCCGGCCGGCAACCGCCTGGAATTCCTCACCCCCACCGACTGA
- a CDS encoding NRAMP family divalent metal transporter: MTNLTTTATPSTPSQRTAVLDDAHVGDIRGALGTIRVDDTAPRQGLSAKLKTLLAIVGPGLIVMVGDNDAGAFSTYGQAGQNYGTSLLWTLLLLVPVLYVNQEMVLRLGAVTGVGHARLILERFGKFWGAFSVIDLFLLNALTLVTEFIGITLAAGYLGLPKAGSVILAAVVIVSAAFTGSFRRFERVAIFLCAGSLLLIPLYFMIHPKSSQMAHDFVVPTMPGGSGQLATVMLLIIGIVGTTVAPWQLFFQQSYVIDKRITPRFMRYEKADLWIGIAIVVIGAAAIMGFTATAFTATKGFGNFTDAAGVATGLEAHAGKLAGILFAIALLDASIIGAFAVSLSTAYAIGDVFGIKHSLHRGVKGAKGFYAIYAGVVAVAAVIVLIPGSPLGLLTQGVQTLAGVLLPSASVFLLLLCNDKAVLGPWVNGPKTNAFTTAVVGVLVTLSIILTASVLFPDISSQTIIDIMAACGVLGVLAAGYSFTRRRTATNEDPIDRTGRDAWRMPPLDTLTKPTLSTTRKIGMGALRTYLLIAMILVVIKIVQVALGQ; the protein is encoded by the coding sequence ATGACCAACCTCACCACCACCGCCACACCGTCGACTCCGTCGCAGCGCACGGCGGTGCTCGACGACGCCCATGTCGGCGACATCCGTGGCGCGCTGGGCACCATCAGGGTGGACGACACCGCGCCCCGCCAAGGGCTGTCCGCCAAGCTCAAGACCCTGCTCGCGATAGTCGGGCCCGGCCTGATCGTGATGGTCGGTGACAACGACGCGGGCGCGTTTTCCACGTACGGGCAGGCCGGGCAGAACTACGGCACGAGTCTGTTGTGGACGCTTCTGCTGTTGGTGCCGGTGCTGTATGTGAACCAGGAGATGGTGCTGCGGCTCGGCGCCGTCACCGGCGTGGGGCACGCCCGCCTCATCCTGGAGCGGTTCGGGAAGTTCTGGGGCGCGTTCTCCGTCATCGACCTGTTCCTGCTCAACGCCCTCACCCTGGTCACGGAGTTCATCGGGATCACCCTCGCGGCCGGCTACCTGGGGCTGCCCAAGGCCGGTTCGGTGATCCTGGCCGCCGTGGTCATCGTCTCCGCCGCCTTCACCGGCTCCTTCCGCCGGTTCGAGCGGGTGGCCATCTTCCTGTGCGCGGGGTCACTGCTGCTCATCCCGCTGTACTTCATGATCCACCCCAAGTCCTCGCAGATGGCCCACGACTTCGTCGTACCCACCATGCCCGGCGGATCGGGTCAGCTGGCCACCGTCATGCTGCTGATCATCGGCATCGTCGGCACCACCGTCGCCCCCTGGCAGCTGTTCTTCCAGCAGTCCTACGTCATCGACAAGCGCATCACCCCCCGCTTCATGCGCTACGAGAAGGCCGACCTGTGGATCGGCATCGCCATCGTCGTCATCGGCGCCGCCGCCATCATGGGCTTCACCGCCACCGCCTTCACCGCAACCAAGGGCTTCGGCAACTTCACCGACGCGGCAGGCGTCGCCACCGGCCTCGAAGCCCACGCCGGCAAACTCGCCGGCATCCTCTTCGCCATCGCCCTCCTCGACGCCTCCATCATCGGCGCCTTCGCCGTCTCCCTCTCCACCGCCTACGCCATCGGCGACGTCTTCGGCATCAAGCACTCCCTCCACCGCGGCGTCAAGGGCGCCAAGGGCTTCTACGCCATCTACGCCGGAGTGGTGGCCGTGGCCGCCGTGATCGTGCTGATCCCCGGCTCCCCGCTCGGTCTGCTCACCCAGGGCGTGCAGACCCTGGCCGGTGTCCTGCTGCCGTCCGCCTCCGTCTTCCTGCTGCTGCTGTGCAACGACAAGGCCGTCCTGGGCCCCTGGGTCAACGGCCCGAAGACCAACGCCTTCACCACGGCGGTGGTCGGCGTCCTGGTCACCTTGTCCATCATCCTGACCGCCTCCGTCCTCTTCCCCGACATCAGCTCCCAGACGATCATCGACATCATGGCCGCCTGCGGCGTCCTGGGCGTCCTGGCCGCCGGGTACTCCTTCACCCGCCGCCGCACCGCGACCAACGAAGACCCCATCGACCGCACCGGCCGCGACGCCTGGCGGATGCCACCACTGGACACCCTCACCAAGCCCACCCTGTCCACCACCCGCAAAATCGGCATGGGCGCCCTGCGCACCTACCTGCTCATCGCGATGATCCTGGTCGTCATCAAGATCGTCCAGGTCGCCCTCGGGCAGTAA
- a CDS encoding PadR family transcriptional regulator: MPRQRDRVGWAEPALLILASLADGPKHGYAIIKDVEEQTSVKLGPGTLYAAISRLEDSGLVAALDGDERRRPYRLTAEGETVLDDRLRAMARFAHVGLTKLGVAGA, from the coding sequence ATGCCGCGTCAACGCGACCGCGTCGGATGGGCGGAACCCGCGCTGCTGATCCTGGCCAGCCTGGCCGACGGCCCCAAGCACGGCTACGCGATCATCAAGGACGTCGAGGAACAGACTTCCGTCAAGTTGGGGCCGGGCACGCTGTATGCCGCGATCTCGCGGCTGGAGGACAGCGGACTGGTCGCGGCGTTGGACGGGGACGAGCGCCGCCGGCCCTACCGCCTCACCGCAGAAGGGGAGACCGTGCTCGACGACAGACTCCGGGCGATGGCCCGCTTCGCACATGTCGGGCTGACCAAGCTGGGGGTGGCAGGCGCATGA